GGCGAGGTCGCGCCCTCCGCGGTGCAGGGTCAACGTCATGGCCAGCACCGTAGGGGTCCCGGCGTGACCTCAGCCACTCCTTTGCCTGCGTGGGTCGCCGCCGGGTTTGTGCTGGCTCGCAACGACTGCGACCGTAGTCGGGTGCGGAGGACAACCCTGGGAGCGGCGGCGCTGGCCGCGCTGCTGACCGTGTCCGCGTGCGGGTCGCAGACCGGCACCCCCGAGCCGCGGGCCGGCGGGATGGTGCGGACCGCGACGCCCCCCACCGCGTCGGCCGTCACCGGGGCGCGGACCGGGACCGCCCACGCAGCACCGCTGCCGATCGACACCGGATGGGGACCGACCGCGCAGGAGATCAACCGGGCCCGCGCCCTGGTCGGGAGGCTGACACTGGCCGAGCGGGCCGGGCAGGTGATCTACGCGCGGTACGCCGGCACCGCCGCGCCCACCGACCTCGTCGACCGGCTGCACCTGGGCGGGATCGTGGTGTTCGCCGACAACTACGAGGACACCGACCAGATCCGGGCCAGCAACGCCACGGTCCAGCAGGCCGCCCGACGGGCCGGCCGCGACTTCCCGGTCGGCATCGGCGTCGACCAGGAGGGCGGCATCGTCGAGCGCGTCACCGGAGGCACCCGGTTCCCGGCGTTCATGACCGCCGGCGCCGCCGACGACGAGGCGCTCACCCGGGCCGCCGCGCAGGCGAGCGGCCGGGAGCTGGCCGGCCTCGGCTTCAACCTCGACTACGCCCCGGACGCCGACGTCACGATCGGCCGCAGCGACCCCACCATCGGCTCGCGCTCGGCCGGCTCGCGGCCCGCGCTGGTCGCCCGGCAGGTGGTGGCCTCGGCGCGCGGCTACGAGTCCACGGGGGTGGTGCCGGTCCTCAAGCACTTCCCGGGCCACGGCTCGCTGACCACCGACAGCCACCTGGCGCTGCCGGTCCAGCGCCGCTCCCTGTCCGAGCTGCAGCAGCGCGACCTAGTGCCGTTCAAGACCGCGGTGGCGGCCGGGCTGCCGAGCATCATGGTCGGCCACATCGACGTACGCGCTCTCGACCCGGGGATGCCGTCCTCCCTGTCCCGCAAGGTCGTGACCGGGCTGCTGCGGGACCGCCTCGGCTTCGACGGGGTGGTGGTCACCGACTCGCTGGCGATGCACGCGGTCTCCGACCGGTTCGCCAGCGGTCCGGCAGCCGTCCGCGCCCTGCAGGCCGGCAACGACGTCGTGCTGATGCCGCCCTCGCCGAAGCTGGCCCGCGACGGCATCGTGCGGGCCGTCCGCGAGGGTCGGCTCTCCTCGGCCCGGCTGGTGCAGGCCGCCACCCGGCAGGTGGCGCTGCTGCTGCACGAGCAGGCCGCCGGGCTGGAGACCGCGGCGCCGGGCTCGGGCAGCGCAGCCTCCGCCGCCTGGTCCGCCGCCGCGCTCACCAGCGTCAGCGGCCCGTGCAGCGGTCGGCTGGTCGGCAGCCGGGTGAGCGTCAGCGGCCCTCCCACCGCCGTGGACCGGTTCCGCACCGCTGCCGCCGCGGCCGGCCTCGCCGTCGGCCGTCGCGGCACGACCGTGCGGCTGATCGGCTACGGCGGCGCCGCGGTCCGCGGCGACGTCGTGGTGGCCACGGACACCCCCTACGTGCTCGGCGACAGTGCCGCGCCCGTGCGGCTCGCCACCTACGGCGACACCCCCGGCGCGATGCGGGCGCTGGTCGACGTGCTGCTCGGCCGGGCCCCGGCGCCCGGGTCGCTACCGGTCGAGGTCGCCGGCGTACCGCGGTCCGGCTGCTGAGCAGCCGACCCCCCTGCAGCTACCACCCGACGGCACTGGCGGGCCGGCCGGTGGTCGCTGCGCGGCGGCGACCGTCGCTCGGACATGCACTTGCGGCCGCGGGCCGGTCGGCTCAGGCGGGAGGGTGCGAGGTGAGGGCGGCTACTGCATGTCCGAGCGCAGCCGCCGGGCGCGAGATCGGACCGCCGGGCCTTGAAGTCGCCCGGGTGGTGACCCGTCGCTCGGACATGCACTTGAGGCCGCGGGCCGGTCGGCTCAGGCGGGAGGGTGCGAGTTGGGGGCGGCTACTGCATGTCCGAGCGCAGCCCCGACGTCGAGCACGGGTCCGGGCGGCTGGGCCGGTCAGCCGCCGCCGACGCGGCGACCGAACCCGGTCGGTGGCCCTGGCTCTGGCCGGCCGGTGGTCGCCGCGCGGCGGCGACCCTCGCTCGGACATGCACTTGTGGTGCCGGGCCGGTCGGCTCAGGCGGGAGGGTGCGAGTTGGGGGCGGC
The DNA window shown above is from Nocardioides mesophilus and carries:
- a CDS encoding glycoside hydrolase family 3 protein, coding for MRRTTLGAAALAALLTVSACGSQTGTPEPRAGGMVRTATPPTASAVTGARTGTAHAAPLPIDTGWGPTAQEINRARALVGRLTLAERAGQVIYARYAGTAAPTDLVDRLHLGGIVVFADNYEDTDQIRASNATVQQAARRAGRDFPVGIGVDQEGGIVERVTGGTRFPAFMTAGAADDEALTRAAAQASGRELAGLGFNLDYAPDADVTIGRSDPTIGSRSAGSRPALVARQVVASARGYESTGVVPVLKHFPGHGSLTTDSHLALPVQRRSLSELQQRDLVPFKTAVAAGLPSIMVGHIDVRALDPGMPSSLSRKVVTGLLRDRLGFDGVVVTDSLAMHAVSDRFASGPAAVRALQAGNDVVLMPPSPKLARDGIVRAVREGRLSSARLVQAATRQVALLLHEQAAGLETAAPGSGSAASAAWSAAALTSVSGPCSGRLVGSRVSVSGPPTAVDRFRTAAAAAGLAVGRRGTTVRLIGYGGAAVRGDVVVATDTPYVLGDSAAPVRLATYGDTPGAMRALVDVLLGRAPAPGSLPVEVAGVPRSGC